One region of Thunnus albacares chromosome 8, fThuAlb1.1, whole genome shotgun sequence genomic DNA includes:
- the LOC122986692 gene encoding neurexophilin 1 yields MRGDAPHGGMRTTCLLAAALLLLSFISLVSSADSPSSGNSDLRESSKSKVKTYWTESSKAFSISRLLSQSLYGKENFTSLDLNYDEADPFSKQEQWNWLYNASNPRDPRSRTKRRPIVKTGKFKKMFGWGDFHSNIKTVKLNLLITGKIVDHGNGTFSVYFRHNSTGQGNVSVGLVPPTKAVEFQVHQPHQQYHHHHQQQQQQQQTALETKDTKLFNCRVEYEKVEKGTRNSLCAHDPSQSCPQEQTQSHVSWLCSKPFKVICIFITFYSTDYKLVQKVCPDYNYHSDTPYLPTG; encoded by the coding sequence gttTCCAGCGCTGATTCACCAAGTTCAGGAAATTCAGACTTGAGAGAGAGCTCGAAATCCAAAGTGAAGACTTACTGGACCGAGAGCAGCAAGGCCTTCTCCATCAGTCGTCTCCTGTCCCAGTCCCTTTACGGCAAAGAGAACTTCACCTCTCTGGATCTGAACTATGATGAGGCGGACCCGTTCTCTAAACAGGAGCAGTGGAACTGGCTTTACAACGCCTCAAACCCCCGCGACCCTCGATCCAGGACGAAAAGGAGGCCCATCGTCAAGACCGGCAAGTTCAAGAAGATGTTCGGTTGGGGCGACTTCCATTCCAACATCAAGACGGTGAAGCTGAACCTTCTCATCACCGGCAAAATCGTGGATCACGGAAACGGGACCTTTAGCGTCTACTTCCGCCACAACTCGACCGGTCAGGGCAACGTATCCGTGGGGCTCGTTCCGCCGACCAAGGCTGTGGAGTTCCAGGTCCACCAGCCGCACCAGCAgtaccaccaccatcaccagcagcagcagcagcagcaacagacgGCTCTGGAGACCAAGGACACCAAGCTGTTCAACTGCAGGGTGGAGTACGAGAAGGTGGAGAAGGGCACCAGGAACTCACTGTGTGCCCACGACCCCTCCCAGAGCTGCCCCCAGGAGCAGACCCAGAGTCACGTGTCCTGGCTGTGCTCCAAGCCCTTCAAAGTCATCTGCATCTTCATCACCTTCTACAGCACCGACTACAAGCTGGTGCAGAAAGTGTGTCCAGATTACAACTACCACAGTGACACCCCTTACCTCCCCACCGGGTGA